In Saccharothrix violaceirubra, the following are encoded in one genomic region:
- a CDS encoding serine/threonine-protein kinase produces the protein MAEQGDRLGGRYRVTGVSGRGAVGVVWHAVDELIGREVAVKELRPPAADRAAAAERALREARNLGRLNHPGVLAIHDVVPPSSQDEAVYLVVELVRAPTLADLVASDGALPPNRVAALGLRVLEALTAAHDLGIVHRDVKPANVMVLTGDRIKLVDFGIALAAGDERLTRDGVVGSPGYLAPELFEGADPSPASDLWSLGVTLFHAVEGTEPFDRGTAASTIHAVLYADLPRPTCGGPLAEAVTGLLDRDPARRFTAADAVALLEKGSADDGGPAVAPRPRWEASATTVSRVEPRRRHPDRPAFPVVRPGWDLAFRWATGVGIVAYAVFVAWRLVDRVADGDVRVRLLAVGAAVLFGLAAHMRIIGLRWHSVEVSREGLTFLRAPRGHRFDVAWERVRSVDVADVAHRTRSGSAAHARLTVRMRVTEERVGWNHSGFQPVAKVGDTITATLADLRGPSADVVAELRRFAPPVVTVSGPADGIRPAPEVVDRWYLLLPRLVLMFGLLAGLTWFFTRVM, from the coding sequence ATGGCCGAGCAGGGTGACCGCCTGGGCGGGCGGTATCGGGTGACCGGGGTGTCGGGGCGAGGCGCGGTCGGGGTGGTGTGGCATGCGGTGGACGAGCTGATCGGCCGCGAAGTAGCGGTGAAGGAACTGCGCCCGCCTGCTGCGGACCGGGCCGCGGCGGCCGAACGGGCGTTGCGCGAGGCGCGCAACCTGGGACGGCTCAACCATCCCGGCGTGCTCGCCATCCACGACGTCGTGCCACCATCGTCGCAGGACGAGGCCGTCTACCTGGTCGTGGAGCTGGTGCGCGCGCCCACGCTGGCCGATCTCGTGGCATCGGACGGCGCGTTGCCGCCGAACCGCGTGGCGGCGCTGGGCCTGCGCGTGCTGGAGGCGCTGACCGCAGCGCACGACCTCGGCATCGTGCACCGGGACGTCAAGCCCGCCAACGTGATGGTGCTGACCGGGGACCGGATCAAGCTGGTCGACTTCGGCATCGCGCTGGCCGCCGGGGACGAGCGGTTGACCCGGGACGGCGTCGTCGGCTCGCCCGGCTACCTGGCGCCGGAGCTGTTCGAGGGCGCGGACCCCTCGCCCGCGAGCGACCTGTGGTCCCTGGGCGTCACGCTGTTCCACGCGGTCGAGGGCACCGAGCCGTTCGACCGGGGCACCGCCGCGTCCACGATCCACGCCGTGCTGTACGCGGACCTCCCGCGGCCGACATGCGGGGGCCCGCTCGCCGAGGCCGTCACGGGGTTGTTGGACCGCGATCCCGCTCGTCGGTTCACGGCAGCCGACGCCGTGGCGCTGCTGGAAAAGGGCAGTGCTGACGATGGCGGCCCGGCCGTCGCGCCGCGGCCGCGGTGGGAGGCGAGCGCGACGACTGTCTCCCGGGTGGAACCCCGGCGGCGTCACCCGGATCGTCCCGCGTTTCCGGTGGTGCGTCCGGGTTGGGACCTCGCGTTCCGGTGGGCGACGGGTGTGGGCATCGTGGCGTATGCCGTGTTCGTGGCCTGGCGGTTGGTCGACCGGGTCGCGGACGGTGACGTCCGGGTGCGGTTGCTCGCTGTGGGCGCCGCCGTCCTTTTCGGACTCGCGGCCCACATGAGGATCATCGGTCTGCGGTGGCACTCGGTGGAGGTGTCAAGGGAGGGCCTGACCTTTCTTCGCGCGCCCCGGGGGCACCGGTTCGACGTGGCCTGGGAGCGGGTGCGGTCCGTGGACGTCGCCGATGTCGCGCACCGCACGCGGTCGGGCAGCGCCGCGCACGCCCGGCTCACCGTCCGGATGCGGGTGACGGAGGAGCGGGTCGGCTGGAACCACAGCGGTTTCCAGCCCGTGGCCAAGGTGGGCGACACGATCACCGCCACGCTCGCCGACCTGCGCGGTCCGAGCGCCGACGTGGTCGCGGAACTGCGCCGGTTCGCGCCACCGGTCGTCACGGTCTCCGGGCCCGCCGACGGCATCCGGCCCGCACCGGAGGTGGTGGACCGCTGGTACCTCCTCCTGCCGAGACTGGTGCTGATGTTCGGCCTGCTGGCGGGACTCACCTGGTTCTTCACGAGGGTGATGTGA
- a CDS encoding serine/threonine-protein kinase, whose protein sequence is MGTAGGLLACRYRLDRVSGRGAAGVVWHAVDELIGREVAVKELRPATDGVPGIGGPARALREARALGRISHPGVIGIHDVVTEDDTVYLVVELVRAPALESVLSEGPLSPERVEVPTARLLDVLAAAHGHGVVHRDVKPGNVMLLPGDEVKLVDFGIALTARDERLTREGVLGSTGYLAPELFDGGEPSAASDLWALGVTLYQALTGVTPFERGTEAATLHAILFADPPPLPVTGRLADVITGLLTRPVERRLTASAAVALLRRTEAWDPRATTVSSAPRRPGEARYRVIRPHPALVVSAAALIVALSSVVLVDLVLSGRLPWWTLVSVVLPSAVAGGEAHLRHLRRWWDTVEVSARGVVLSRTGDRRERVLPWPAFSRLEVAKVRTGARLTIGDVRVDVARPAAEVVRDLTGIAPPGVLVKAGVATPVPHAMPTLSAGVVFVALVRLIEVPAQREPLVDSSKRYTALGGAARADVVVGVADDRTVAVLRTRTAGAVAETFRPRGGPVDLIAVSTDGTTFASSGPDGTTIHGTASLRTLVGGARDRAAGLALDEHGRVAVLLTGEPGRRVIKVLGTDRVAEPVTITDRTGDVSAVRVVVPPGADRVEVVGVDTAGGHHTWTFTDPTDLRPGPARHRDPPADWPGGPAALTEDGRTWVVPAGPGSVRLYEPVGFTVPPGDSPSARSRTATASSPRERTEPCAPTASPPA, encoded by the coding sequence GTGGGAACCGCGGGTGGGCTGTTGGCCTGCCGTTACCGGCTGGACCGGGTGAGCGGTCGCGGGGCGGCGGGTGTGGTGTGGCACGCGGTGGACGAACTGATCGGCCGCGAGGTCGCCGTGAAGGAATTGCGCCCGGCGACCGACGGGGTGCCGGGCATCGGCGGGCCCGCCCGCGCGTTGCGCGAAGCCCGTGCGCTGGGTCGGATCTCGCACCCCGGCGTCATCGGCATCCACGACGTCGTCACCGAGGACGACACCGTGTACCTGGTCGTGGAACTGGTTCGGGCACCGGCGCTGGAATCCGTGCTCTCCGAAGGCCCGCTGTCACCGGAGCGGGTGGAGGTGCCGACGGCACGCCTGCTCGACGTGCTCGCCGCCGCGCACGGACACGGCGTCGTGCACCGGGACGTCAAGCCGGGCAACGTGATGCTGCTGCCGGGTGACGAGGTGAAGCTGGTCGACTTCGGGATCGCGCTGACCGCGCGGGACGAGCGGTTGACCCGTGAGGGTGTGCTGGGCTCGACCGGGTACCTGGCACCGGAGTTGTTCGACGGGGGAGAGCCGTCCGCGGCGAGTGACCTGTGGGCGTTGGGCGTCACGCTGTACCAGGCCCTGACCGGAGTCACGCCGTTCGAGCGCGGCACGGAAGCGGCGACGCTGCACGCGATCCTGTTCGCCGACCCGCCACCGCTGCCCGTGACCGGTCGGCTCGCCGACGTGATCACGGGATTGCTCACGCGTCCCGTCGAGCGGAGGCTGACCGCGTCGGCCGCGGTCGCCCTGCTGCGACGGACCGAAGCGTGGGACCCGCGGGCTACCACGGTGTCATCGGCGCCCCGGAGGCCGGGCGAGGCGCGCTACCGCGTCATCCGCCCGCACCCGGCCCTGGTCGTCTCGGCGGCGGCGCTGATCGTCGCGCTGTCCTCCGTCGTGCTGGTGGACCTGGTGCTCTCGGGCCGATTGCCCTGGTGGACCTTGGTCTCGGTAGTGCTCCCGTCGGCCGTGGCTGGCGGGGAGGCACATCTGCGCCATCTGCGGCGCTGGTGGGACACCGTCGAGGTGTCCGCACGCGGTGTCGTGCTGTCCCGGACGGGGGACCGGCGCGAGCGGGTGCTCCCGTGGCCGGCCTTCTCCCGGCTGGAGGTCGCGAAAGTGCGCACAGGAGCCCGGCTCACCATCGGCGACGTTCGCGTGGACGTCGCGCGTCCCGCCGCCGAGGTGGTACGGGACCTTACCGGAATCGCACCGCCGGGCGTGCTGGTGAAGGCCGGCGTCGCGACCCCTGTGCCCCACGCGATGCCCACCCTGTCGGCGGGTGTGGTGTTCGTGGCGCTGGTGCGGCTCATCGAGGTGCCGGCGCAGCGGGAGCCCCTGGTCGACTCGTCGAAGCGGTACACCGCGCTGGGCGGGGCGGCGCGCGCGGACGTCGTGGTCGGCGTCGCGGACGACCGCACGGTGGCCGTCCTGCGCACCCGGACGGCCGGCGCCGTCGCGGAGACCTTCAGGCCGCGGGGTGGCCCCGTCGACCTGATCGCGGTGAGCACCGACGGGACGACGTTCGCGTCGAGCGGCCCGGACGGCACCACGATTCACGGCACGGCTTCGTTGCGCACCCTGGTCGGCGGTGCGCGCGACCGGGCGGCCGGGCTCGCGTTGGACGAGCACGGTCGCGTGGCCGTGCTCCTCACCGGGGAGCCGGGCCGACGCGTGATCAAGGTGCTGGGCACGGACCGCGTCGCCGAGCCGGTGACGATCACCGACCGGACCGGGGACGTGTCGGCGGTGCGCGTCGTGGTGCCCCCGGGGGCCGACCGCGTGGAGGTCGTCGGCGTCGACACGGCGGGCGGCCACCACACGTGGACGTTCACGGACCCGACCGACCTGCGACCGGGTCCGGCCCGGCACCGCGACCCGCCGGCGGACTGGCCCGGCGGACCCGCCGCCTTGACCGAGGACGGCCGCACGTGGGTCGTCCCGGCGGGTCCCGGCTCGGTGCGGCTGTACGAACCGGTCGGGTTCACGGTCCCGCCGGGCGACTCGCCGTCCGCGCGTTCCCGAACCGCGACAGCCTCCTCACCCAGGGAACGGACGGAACCCTGCGCACCCACAGCCTCACCACCGGCGTGA
- a CDS encoding type 1 glutamine amidotransferase domain-containing protein, with amino-acid sequence MAGELNGRRIAILAADGVERVELEQPRQALDDAGAHTVVVSIADGEIQARDHDLEDAGTFAVDRLVGEVSVDDYEALLLPGGTVNPDKLRMEPAAVRFVRDFVRSGKPVASICHGPWNFVEADVARGRRLTSWPSVRTDLRNAGAEVVDEPVVTDGNITTSRSPDDLPAFCERIVREFAKNP; translated from the coding sequence GTGGCCGGAGAGCTGAACGGACGCCGGATCGCCATCCTCGCCGCCGACGGCGTGGAGCGGGTCGAGCTGGAGCAGCCGCGGCAGGCGCTGGACGACGCCGGAGCCCACACCGTCGTCGTCTCCATCGCTGACGGCGAGATCCAGGCGCGTGACCACGACCTCGAAGACGCCGGCACCTTCGCGGTGGACCGCCTGGTCGGCGAGGTGTCGGTGGACGACTACGAGGCGCTGCTCCTGCCGGGTGGGACGGTGAACCCGGACAAGCTGCGGATGGAACCCGCCGCGGTGCGGTTCGTCCGGGACTTCGTCCGGTCGGGCAAGCCGGTCGCCTCGATCTGCCACGGCCCGTGGAACTTCGTCGAGGCCGACGTCGCGCGGGGCCGCCGGCTGACCTCGTGGCCGAGCGTGCGCACCGACCTGCGCAACGCCGGGGCCGAGGTGGTCGACGAGCCGGTCGTCACCGACGGCAACATCACCACCAGCCGGTCGCCCGACGACCTGCCGGCATTCTGCGAGCGCATCGTGCGCGAGTTCGCCAAAAACCCGTGA
- a CDS encoding glutathione-independent formaldehyde dehydrogenase: MKAVVYEGPRQVSVKDVPDARIERPTDVLVRITSANICGSDLHMYEGRTDFETGRWFGHENLGHVVEVGDGVDKVGVGDWVVLPFNISCGHCKNCERQLTNYCLTAQPEPKMAGAAYGFADMGPWAGGQAELLRVPWGDFNCLRLGEDAEERQTDYVMLADIFPTGYHATEMAGVRPGDQTVVYGAGPVGLMAALSATIRGASKVMVVDRHADRLRLAESIGAIAIDDSKVDPVQAVLEETMGLGADNGCECVGYQAHEPDGREQANLTMNRLVASVRFTGRIGNVGVFVPQDPGAEDELAKQGKLALDYGTFWFKGQHIGSGQAPVKRYNRQLRDLIAAGKAEPSFIVSHELPLDRAPEAYEHFDNRDDGWTKVVLHPAMAGAGA, translated from the coding sequence GTGAAAGCAGTGGTGTACGAAGGGCCGCGGCAGGTCAGCGTCAAGGACGTGCCGGACGCGCGGATCGAACGGCCGACCGACGTGCTGGTGAGGATCACGTCGGCGAACATCTGCGGTTCGGACCTGCACATGTACGAGGGGCGCACCGACTTCGAGACCGGCCGCTGGTTCGGGCACGAGAACCTGGGTCACGTGGTCGAGGTGGGCGACGGGGTCGACAAGGTCGGAGTGGGCGACTGGGTCGTCCTGCCGTTCAACATCTCGTGCGGGCACTGCAAGAACTGCGAGCGCCAGTTGACGAACTACTGCCTGACCGCCCAGCCCGAGCCGAAGATGGCCGGTGCCGCGTACGGCTTCGCCGACATGGGCCCGTGGGCCGGAGGGCAGGCTGAGCTGTTGCGCGTGCCGTGGGGCGACTTCAACTGCCTGCGGCTGGGCGAGGACGCCGAGGAACGCCAGACCGACTACGTGATGCTCGCCGACATCTTCCCGACCGGCTACCACGCCACCGAGATGGCCGGCGTGCGGCCCGGTGACCAGACGGTCGTCTACGGCGCGGGTCCGGTCGGGTTGATGGCCGCCCTCTCGGCGACCATCCGGGGTGCGAGCAAGGTGATGGTCGTCGACCGGCACGCCGACCGGCTGCGACTGGCCGAGTCGATCGGCGCGATCGCCATCGACGACTCGAAGGTCGACCCGGTACAGGCCGTGCTGGAGGAGACGATGGGGCTGGGCGCGGACAACGGCTGCGAGTGCGTCGGTTACCAGGCGCACGAGCCCGATGGTCGCGAGCAGGCCAACCTGACGATGAACCGGCTGGTCGCCTCGGTGCGCTTCACCGGGCGGATCGGCAACGTCGGCGTTTTCGTGCCCCAGGACCCCGGGGCCGAGGACGAGCTGGCCAAGCAGGGCAAGCTCGCCTTGGACTACGGCACGTTCTGGTTCAAGGGACAGCACATCGGCAGCGGCCAGGCCCCGGTCAAGAGGTACAACCGGCAACTGCGCGACCTGATCGCCGCGGGCAAGGCCGAACCGTCCTTCATCGTCAGCCACGAGCTGCCCCTCGACCGCGCGCCCGAGGCGTACGAGCACTTCGACAACCGGGACGACGGCTGGACGAAGGTCGTCCTGCACCCGGCGATGGCGGGGGCGGGTGCCTGA
- a CDS encoding zinc-dependent alcohol dehydrogenase: protein MRANTRAGRNKVEVRDVPDPRILNGRDAIVRITSSAICGSDLHLVDGHVPTMQDGDVLGHEFMGEVVEVGSGVDPARLRIGDRVVVPFPIACGACAACAAELYSCCENSNPNAGIAEGMFGHPVAGIFGYSHLTGGFAGGQAQYARVPFADVGPLKIESDLADEQVLFLSDILPTGYMGAEMCDIQPTDVVAVWGAGPVGQFAMDSARLLGAAQVIAIDKEPCRLAMAERAGHTPVDFDEVDVRSRLLELTGGRGPDKCVDAVGMEAAHGSAHISAYDRVKQAVRSETERPHALRQAILSCRGGGVVSVIGVYGGLMDKFPAGAWMNRSLTLRTGQCHVQRYMKPLLERIERGEIDPTRIITHTLPLDEAERGFEIFKNKQDDCEKVVLKP from the coding sequence ATGAGGGCGAACACCCGGGCGGGCCGCAACAAGGTCGAGGTCCGCGACGTGCCGGACCCGAGGATCCTCAACGGCCGCGACGCGATCGTCCGGATCACCTCCAGCGCGATCTGCGGCTCGGACCTGCACCTGGTCGACGGCCACGTGCCCACCATGCAGGACGGCGACGTCCTGGGGCACGAGTTCATGGGCGAGGTGGTCGAGGTCGGCTCCGGCGTCGACCCGGCACGACTCCGAATCGGCGACCGGGTCGTGGTGCCGTTCCCGATCGCGTGCGGCGCGTGCGCCGCCTGCGCCGCCGAGCTGTACTCCTGCTGCGAGAACTCCAACCCGAACGCCGGGATCGCGGAGGGGATGTTCGGGCACCCGGTCGCCGGGATCTTCGGCTACTCGCACCTGACGGGGGGTTTCGCGGGCGGTCAGGCGCAGTACGCGCGGGTGCCGTTCGCCGACGTCGGTCCGTTGAAGATCGAGTCGGACCTGGCCGACGAGCAGGTGCTGTTCCTGTCCGACATCCTGCCCACCGGCTACATGGGCGCGGAGATGTGCGACATCCAGCCCACGGACGTGGTGGCGGTGTGGGGTGCGGGCCCGGTCGGCCAGTTCGCCATGGACAGCGCCCGCCTGCTGGGCGCCGCGCAGGTCATCGCCATCGACAAGGAGCCCTGCCGGCTGGCGATGGCGGAACGGGCGGGCCACACGCCGGTGGACTTCGACGAGGTCGACGTGCGCTCCCGATTGCTGGAGCTGACCGGCGGGCGCGGCCCGGACAAGTGCGTCGACGCGGTCGGCATGGAGGCCGCCCACGGCAGTGCGCACATCTCCGCGTACGACCGGGTCAAGCAGGCGGTGAGGTCGGAGACCGAACGCCCGCACGCGTTGCGCCAGGCGATCCTGTCGTGCCGCGGCGGCGGTGTGGTCTCGGTGATCGGCGTGTACGGCGGCCTGATGGACAAGTTCCCCGCCGGCGCGTGGATGAACCGGTCGCTGACCCTGCGCACCGGCCAGTGCCACGTGCAGCGCTACATGAAGCCGCTGCTGGAGCGCATCGAACGCGGGGAGATCGACCCGACCCGGATCATCACCCACACCCTGCCGCTCGACGAGGCGGAACGCGGCTTCGAGATCTTCAAGAACAAGCAGGACGACTGCGAGAAGGTCGTCCTCAAACCCTGA
- a CDS encoding SRPBCC family protein: protein MRRRGRRLGWLSFALGVVQLAAPGAVRRLGGVDDSARSRAVVPVVGVRELVHAAGLLTSRRKGAWAWTRVAGDAMDLAALGVALSRRDGGRRRRLVGVTGAVAGITALDLLTAVQATREARTSSPPARGVRKGGSVELTATTTIRKPASEVYAFWREVENLPTFMAHLEQVRATGDRTSHWSASAPFGKDVEWDAEITDETPGEKIVWRSTGKAAVPNAGTVHLTPAPDGVSTEVHVVLVYDIPGGAVGKAVAKYFGEEPHQQLDDDLRRLKQVLETGEVVRSDGAPWGKRARAEFPQRPAQPLSDAEREKGADA from the coding sequence GTGCGCAGGCGGGGCCGGCGGTTGGGCTGGCTGAGCTTCGCCTTGGGCGTGGTCCAACTGGCAGCACCGGGAGCGGTGCGCAGGCTCGGCGGCGTGGACGACTCCGCGAGGTCGCGGGCGGTGGTGCCGGTCGTCGGGGTGCGGGAGTTGGTTCATGCGGCCGGGCTTCTGACGAGCCGGCGAAAGGGTGCCTGGGCGTGGACCAGGGTCGCGGGTGACGCGATGGACCTGGCCGCGCTGGGAGTGGCCCTCTCCCGCCGCGACGGGGGCCGCAGACGGCGGCTGGTCGGTGTCACCGGCGCCGTCGCCGGGATCACGGCACTGGACCTGTTGACCGCCGTACAGGCCACCCGAGAGGCACGCACCAGTTCCCCGCCGGCGCGGGGCGTGCGCAAAGGAGGATCCGTGGAGCTGACAGCAACGACGACCATTCGCAAACCCGCGTCGGAGGTCTACGCGTTCTGGCGCGAGGTGGAGAACCTCCCGACATTCATGGCGCACCTCGAACAGGTCCGCGCTACCGGTGACCGGACGAGCCACTGGTCGGCCAGTGCGCCGTTCGGCAAGGACGTCGAGTGGGACGCGGAGATCACCGACGAGACGCCCGGCGAAAAGATCGTGTGGCGGTCGACCGGGAAGGCCGCCGTGCCGAACGCCGGCACGGTCCACCTCACGCCCGCCCCGGACGGTGTGAGCACCGAGGTGCACGTCGTCCTGGTCTACGACATCCCCGGCGGCGCGGTCGGCAAGGCCGTCGCCAAGTACTTCGGTGAGGAGCCGCACCAGCAGCTCGACGACGACCTGCGCCGGCTCAAGCAGGTGCTGGAGACCGGCGAGGTCGTCCGCTCCGACGGTGCCCCGTGGGGCAAGCGGGCACGTGCGGAGTTCCCGCAACGGCCGGCGCAGCCGCTGTCGGACGCCGAACGGGAGAAGGGAGCGGACGCATGA
- a CDS encoding tetratricopeptide repeat protein encodes MTHQHAVAVAGSMVVQAGGDVHLAVRAETFVPRQLPARPPHFVGRADDLHALDDALLPTSAGTVVVTSVGGAGGIGKTSLVLHWAHSRSDEFPDGQLYVDLRGFSPDSEPLAAATAARGFLCALGVAPATIPVDEHAQTAQFRTLAARRRMLVVLDNAADSDQVAPLLPASSTCLVVITSRRRPGGLINSVGARHLVLDALPDREALALLAARLGSARLAREPEAVQALLRGCGGMPLALSVVAGRAAAHSRLPLSTVVDELREAGLDGLEDGEPGTDVKTVLSWSYRALDPRHAQMFALLGLAPGPDVTVEAAAALAGIPVRDARAVLRGLEQSSLLTRGDADRYRAHDLVHALAWDRAQHDVPEQVRDAARDRLADFYTRTAHAARRLLEPHDIHIELPARLRSCGPKPLSDRTDALAWFAAEHRCLWHLLVVPRSSAAWHRWQLAWAMSAYHRLSGLLGDDVRAWVHAEAAADMWPDPVVDALVHRHLGHAYVQVGEFEQARHHLVRALHEAERTDDAGSQGFVHRIASVMCEYQGLLEPAYDHAREAVALFRRTGEPLWEADAVNAAGWCAALLGRMNEAERLSREAYPVLSRYDPRGAADTLDTLGFIAHRNHRDHDALDLFRSALALYRELGDVYHVPDTLDRTGRVLHALGRTDDADRMWRQALALYRDQLRVTDARRVRRQLEGRKSDRLSEHTWPYRRR; translated from the coding sequence GTGACCCACCAGCACGCCGTCGCGGTGGCCGGCTCGATGGTCGTCCAAGCGGGCGGGGACGTGCATCTGGCCGTGCGCGCCGAGACGTTCGTGCCACGCCAGCTGCCCGCCCGACCACCACACTTCGTCGGCCGTGCCGACGACCTGCACGCGCTGGACGACGCACTGCTCCCGACGTCCGCGGGCACGGTCGTGGTCACCTCGGTCGGCGGTGCCGGGGGCATCGGCAAGACGTCGCTGGTGCTGCACTGGGCACACAGCCGGTCGGACGAGTTCCCCGACGGGCAGCTCTACGTCGACCTGCGCGGGTTCAGTCCCGACAGCGAACCCTTGGCGGCGGCGACCGCGGCCCGTGGTTTCCTCTGCGCGCTCGGCGTCGCCCCCGCGACGATCCCGGTCGACGAGCACGCGCAGACGGCGCAGTTCAGGACGCTGGCTGCCCGACGTCGCATGCTGGTCGTCCTGGACAACGCGGCCGACTCCGATCAGGTGGCACCGCTGCTGCCGGCATCGTCGACGTGCCTGGTGGTGATCACCAGCCGGCGAAGGCCGGGCGGGTTGATCAACAGCGTCGGTGCCCGGCACCTGGTGCTCGACGCGCTGCCGGACCGGGAGGCGCTCGCGTTGCTCGCCGCGAGGCTGGGATCGGCCCGGCTCGCCCGCGAGCCCGAGGCGGTCCAGGCCCTGCTGCGGGGCTGCGGTGGTATGCCGCTGGCGTTGAGCGTCGTGGCGGGGCGGGCTGCGGCACACTCGCGGTTGCCGTTGAGCACGGTGGTCGACGAGTTGCGGGAGGCGGGACTCGACGGTCTGGAGGACGGGGAGCCCGGCACCGACGTGAAGACGGTGCTGTCGTGGTCCTACCGCGCGCTCGACCCGCGACACGCGCAGATGTTCGCGCTGCTGGGCCTTGCCCCGGGTCCGGACGTCACCGTGGAGGCCGCCGCCGCGCTCGCCGGGATACCGGTCCGCGACGCCAGGGCGGTCCTGCGCGGCCTGGAACAGTCGTCCTTGCTCACCCGCGGTGACGCGGACAGGTACCGCGCGCACGACCTCGTCCACGCGCTGGCCTGGGACCGGGCACAGCACGATGTCCCGGAGCAGGTCCGGGACGCGGCCCGCGACCGCCTGGCCGACTTCTACACGCGCACGGCCCACGCGGCCAGACGGTTGCTCGAACCCCACGACATCCACATCGAGTTGCCGGCGCGCCTGCGATCCTGTGGTCCCAAGCCGCTGTCCGATCGCACGGACGCGTTGGCGTGGTTCGCGGCCGAGCACCGGTGCCTGTGGCATCTGCTGGTCGTACCGCGTTCCTCGGCGGCCTGGCACAGGTGGCAGCTGGCGTGGGCGATGAGTGCCTACCACCGCCTGTCGGGCCTGCTCGGCGACGACGTCCGGGCCTGGGTACACGCGGAGGCGGCCGCGGACATGTGGCCCGATCCGGTCGTCGACGCCCTCGTGCACCGACACCTCGGGCATGCCTACGTCCAAGTCGGGGAGTTCGAGCAAGCACGCCACCACCTGGTCCGTGCCCTGCACGAGGCCGAGCGCACGGACGATGCCGGCAGCCAGGGGTTCGTCCACCGGATCGCCTCGGTGATGTGCGAGTACCAGGGACTGCTCGAACCCGCGTACGACCACGCCCGCGAAGCGGTGGCGTTGTTCCGTCGCACCGGCGAGCCGCTCTGGGAGGCCGATGCGGTCAACGCCGCCGGCTGGTGCGCGGCCCTGCTCGGCCGGATGAACGAAGCGGAACGCCTCTCGCGGGAGGCGTACCCGGTGCTGAGCCGTTACGACCCCCGCGGTGCCGCCGACACCCTCGACACCCTGGGATTCATCGCCCATCGCAATCACCGCGACCACGACGCGCTCGATCTCTTCCGCAGCGCGTTGGCGCTGTACCGGGAACTCGGGGACGTCTACCACGTCCCCGACACCCTCGACCGGACCGGACGCGTGCTGCACGCCCTCGGCCGCACCGACGACGCAGACCGCATGTGGCGGCAGGCACTGGCGCTCTATCGCGACCAGCTCCGCGTCACCGACGCCCGCCGCGTGCGACGACAACTGGAAGGACGCAAGTCCGACCGGCTCTCCGAGCACACCTGGCCCTATCGCCGCCGCTGA
- a CDS encoding alpha/beta fold hydrolase — MGNAEADPDPSLPMSRRTLLRGTGLALGGTALANGTADAHPPGVPVPGPGSPVRPIPVPGQVPATEGLFEVPGARLWYWDTGGPGQPVVLLHALSGSGESWPYQQPYLARAGYRVIGYSRRGYAHSPVRDPDDPRTGIEDLHDLVDFLGVGKFHVVGVAGGGWYAMDYALNHPDRLRSLVIGACVLQVQERDYQDMVGRLRSPEVDALPVHFRELGPSYRAIDPEGVAGWLDIHHRAGPDGIVQPRATTLSWAVIERLTVPTLLLWGDGDPFTAPPVQRLLAGHFRRVRTVVANECGHNVHWERSDVFNPVLRNFFRANRH; from the coding sequence ATGGGCAACGCCGAGGCCGATCCGGACCCGTCGCTTCCGATGTCCCGCCGGACCCTGTTGCGGGGAACCGGGCTCGCCCTCGGCGGCACGGCCCTGGCCAACGGGACCGCCGACGCGCACCCGCCGGGCGTTCCGGTCCCGGGCCCCGGCAGCCCGGTGCGCCCGATCCCGGTGCCCGGGCAGGTTCCGGCCACCGAGGGCTTGTTCGAGGTGCCCGGGGCGCGGCTGTGGTACTGGGACACCGGCGGGCCCGGCCAGCCGGTGGTCCTGCTGCACGCGCTGAGCGGCAGTGGCGAGAGCTGGCCGTACCAGCAGCCGTACCTCGCCCGTGCGGGGTACCGGGTCATCGGCTACTCGCGTCGGGGCTACGCCCACTCGCCGGTGCGGGACCCGGACGACCCGAGGACCGGCATCGAGGACCTGCACGACCTCGTGGACTTCCTGGGGGTCGGGAAGTTCCACGTCGTCGGCGTCGCCGGCGGCGGCTGGTACGCGATGGACTACGCGCTCAACCACCCGGACCGGTTGCGCAGCCTGGTGATCGGCGCGTGCGTGCTCCAGGTCCAGGAGCGGGACTACCAGGACATGGTGGGGCGGTTGCGGTCGCCCGAGGTCGACGCGCTGCCCGTCCACTTCCGGGAGTTGGGCCCGTCCTACCGCGCGATCGACCCGGAGGGTGTCGCCGGGTGGCTGGACATCCACCACCGGGCCGGGCCCGACGGGATCGTCCAGCCCAGGGCGACCACGTTGAGCTGGGCCGTGATCGAACGGCTCACCGTGCCCACGCTGCTGCTGTGGGGGGACGGCGACCCGTTCACCGCACCGCCGGTGCAGCGTCTGCTGGCCGGGCACTTCCGGAGGGTGCGCACGGTGGTGGCCAACGAGTGCGGGCACAACGTCCACTGGGAGCGGTCGGATGTGTTCAACCCCGTGCTGCGGAACTTCTTCCGGGCCAACCGGCACTGA